In Treponema primitia ZAS-2, a genomic segment contains:
- the pcnB gene encoding polynucleotide adenylyltransferase PcnB produces MRIRYGAEQDGKPVKKAIVYTQNEHGINFSDVDSDAVNITSRLRANGFETYIVGGAVRDLMLGKKPKDFDIVSDATPSRIKKIFRNARVIGRRFRLVHVYFGPKIFEVCTFRSLKDGPTSNTYGTIEEDVLRRDFSLNALFYDPGKQVVVDYVGGMKDIREKRIRPIIPLSFIFKDDPVRMIRAVKYAATTGFKLPLTLRWTIKKQAHLLAPISPSRLTEEIFKILHSPSAAVITESLESFGLYEYLQPNLSRLMKENELFRSRYLKGLSDLNQDGEAKPGEAMAALIRDYLTDFVDWDAGLTENYKIAFLAARQFVLPMNPPRIELDQAVRLIFNEHGQTIKKKRLFERGKPRMAEREAVVEADFPGPLVPAAALSPSAEPMRKRRRRHRSRSNTAPKPDSGNSGE; encoded by the coding sequence TTGCGCATCCGATATGGGGCGGAACAGGACGGCAAACCGGTTAAGAAAGCTATTGTTTACACCCAGAATGAACATGGTATTAACTTTTCCGATGTGGACAGCGATGCGGTAAATATTACCTCCCGTTTGCGGGCTAACGGCTTTGAAACGTATATAGTCGGCGGGGCGGTCCGGGACCTGATGCTGGGCAAGAAACCCAAGGATTTTGATATCGTCAGTGATGCCACCCCCAGCAGGATCAAAAAGATATTCCGCAACGCCCGGGTCATAGGCCGCCGTTTCCGGCTGGTCCATGTGTACTTTGGCCCTAAAATTTTCGAGGTCTGCACCTTCCGTTCCCTCAAGGACGGTCCTACCAGCAATACCTATGGTACCATTGAAGAGGATGTGCTGCGCCGGGATTTTTCTCTGAACGCCCTTTTTTACGATCCCGGGAAACAGGTTGTGGTGGACTATGTGGGGGGTATGAAGGACATACGGGAAAAACGTATACGCCCCATTATTCCCCTGTCCTTTATTTTTAAGGACGATCCAGTGCGGATGATCCGGGCGGTAAAGTACGCCGCCACTACGGGTTTCAAACTCCCCCTGACCCTGCGCTGGACGATAAAAAAACAGGCCCATCTCCTGGCCCCCATATCCCCCTCGCGGCTTACCGAGGAGATTTTCAAGATACTCCATTCCCCCAGCGCTGCGGTGATTACCGAAAGCCTGGAATCCTTCGGCCTCTACGAGTACCTTCAGCCCAACCTTTCCCGGTTGATGAAGGAAAATGAACTATTTCGCTCCCGGTATCTGAAGGGCCTTTCTGATCTGAACCAGGATGGTGAGGCCAAACCCGGGGAAGCCATGGCTGCCCTGATTCGGGATTACCTGACCGACTTTGTGGACTGGGATGCGGGGCTCACGGAAAACTACAAGATCGCCTTTTTGGCCGCCCGGCAGTTTGTGCTCCCCATGAACCCCCCCCGGATTGAACTGGACCAGGCAGTCAGGCTCATCTTCAATGAGCACGGTCAGACCATCAAGAAAAAACGCCTCTTTGAACGGGGTAAGCCCCGGATGGCTGAGCGGGAAGCCGTTGTCGAAGCGGATTTTCCCGGCCCCCTCGTCCCAGCGGCGGCCCTTTCCCCGTCTGCCGAACCGATGAGGAAACGCCGCCGCAGACACCGGTCCCGCAGTAATACTGCGCCCAAGCCGGATTCGGGGAACAGCGGGGAATAA
- a CDS encoding tetratricopeptide repeat protein, with translation MSDEVKQIPAELLSEARPELSVSEAFNQEVSEISELSKKGYQFLKENRIADAIDSFGKILMVDENNNYALVGMGDATRKRGSFHDAVEYYRRCLAHHPGKNYALFGLADCYKALNQYHKAIEIWEQYLLHDDKNITVLTRVADAYRKVRDFKHSKEVYLRVLDMEEHNPYAIIGLGHLHYDFKEYRDALFYWEKMVEYNKEGVDIRVLTSIGNCHRKLKTFESGIPYFEKAMHRDPGNFYALFGLADCYRGLNQQYRSLDYWNRILEQDPRNKVILTRAGDAYRNLNDFEKAVDYYRRALNIEFDTYAVLGLSVVSKAQGKYEESIESLRRLIQQDPKNYRLYVELADCWVKRGDRNQAIEILGAFQKFGIRNLFVTELLDKLRP, from the coding sequence ATGAGTGATGAAGTAAAACAGATTCCGGCGGAGCTTCTTAGTGAAGCCAGGCCGGAGCTTTCCGTTTCAGAAGCTTTCAACCAGGAAGTTTCGGAAATATCCGAGCTGTCCAAGAAGGGCTACCAATTTTTAAAAGAGAACAGGATTGCCGATGCCATAGACAGTTTTGGCAAGATCCTGATGGTTGATGAGAACAACAACTATGCCCTGGTAGGCATGGGGGACGCTACCCGCAAACGGGGCTCCTTCCATGATGCGGTGGAGTACTATCGGCGCTGCCTGGCCCATCACCCGGGAAAAAATTATGCCCTATTCGGCCTGGCTGATTGCTATAAGGCCCTGAACCAGTACCATAAGGCCATAGAAATCTGGGAACAGTACCTGCTTCACGACGATAAAAACATCACCGTCCTTACCCGGGTGGCCGACGCTTACCGCAAGGTACGGGATTTCAAACATTCTAAGGAAGTTTACCTCCGGGTTCTGGATATGGAAGAGCATAATCCCTACGCCATCATCGGCCTGGGACATCTGCACTACGATTTTAAGGAATACCGGGACGCCCTGTTCTACTGGGAAAAGATGGTAGAGTACAACAAGGAAGGGGTGGATATCCGGGTGCTGACCTCCATAGGGAACTGCCACCGGAAGCTCAAGACCTTTGAAAGCGGTATCCCCTACTTTGAGAAGGCCATGCATCGGGACCCCGGTAATTTTTACGCCCTCTTCGGCCTGGCGGACTGCTACCGGGGCTTAAACCAGCAATACCGTTCCCTGGATTACTGGAACCGCATCCTGGAGCAGGACCCCCGGAACAAGGTGATCCTCACCCGGGCCGGGGACGCCTACCGGAACCTGAACGATTTTGAGAAGGCGGTAGACTATTACCGCCGGGCTCTTAACATCGAATTCGATACCTACGCAGTGCTGGGACTATCGGTGGTCTCCAAAGCCCAGGGCAAATACGAGGAATCCATCGAATCCCTGCGCCGGCTCATCCAGCAGGACCCGAAGAACTACCGACTCTATGTAGAATTAGCGGACTGTTGGGTGAAACGGGGCGACAGAAATCAGGCCATTGAAATTCTGGGGGCATTCCAGAAATTCGGAATACGGAACCTGTTTGTCACAGAACTGCTGGACAAACTCAGGCCCTGA
- a CDS encoding RsmD family RNA methyltransferase has translation MRITGGFLVGRQVEVPPGVIRPAMDRMRESVFAVLGDLTGQSFLDIFSGSGIIALEAVSRGANPVEVVEMDSQKRKTLIQNVSMAPTRVQCHFMAAELYVKRAKKQFDIIFCDPPFPYKFKWELAASIAASPLMGPGSRLLIHRPREDAYDSPPQGLTFESSRVYGRSVVDFFMKF, from the coding sequence ATGAGGATCACCGGTGGCTTTCTGGTTGGCAGGCAGGTGGAAGTCCCCCCGGGGGTGATACGGCCCGCCATGGACCGGATGCGGGAATCGGTTTTTGCCGTCCTGGGAGACCTGACCGGGCAGTCATTTCTGGACATTTTTTCCGGCTCAGGGATTATCGCCCTGGAAGCGGTTTCCCGGGGGGCAAACCCGGTGGAGGTGGTGGAGATGGACAGCCAAAAGCGGAAAACCCTGATTCAGAATGTCTCCATGGCCCCGACCCGGGTGCAATGCCACTTTATGGCAGCGGAGCTCTATGTGAAGCGGGCTAAAAAACAATTCGATATTATTTTCTGCGATCCCCCCTTCCCGTATAAATTTAAGTGGGAACTGGCGGCTTCCATAGCGGCTTCCCCTCTGATGGGGCCGGGTTCCCGGCTGCTTATCCACCGTCCCCGGGAAGATGCTTACGATTCCCCCCCTCAGGGGCTTACATTTGAAAGTTCCCGGGTCTACGGCCGATCGGTTGTGGATTTTTTCATGAAATTTTAG
- a CDS encoding SPOR domain-containing protein, giving the protein MALIDISRAFRSRSFLFMPLFFVLAGGLHGQSADIPVKLSLEQEIRTIEWKLADSARSGAERREAYIELARLQRLSGNIDASARAWLEAVRADPENRDHASSLESALCFLTLGEYEAAEDALQGILGSASDLVASDNVAGDQVLLRDARYIAAQIDVFRTGNPITLYALLGNPEFMDFRPAIYYTFWRIFSAPGYKAQILSEFPNSPEARILESEEALASGSNTANSGPAGPNSIAVSVYPRPLWFFFPGRENAVISASVPVRSAPLAQPSQAYSAPAAPNRAGNSSGVKALQTGLFSREENAQAMVSRLAARGFTGGVTQKLVNGITYWAVTISPGENPNQTILRLKDAGFESFPVF; this is encoded by the coding sequence ATGGCATTGATTGATATTTCCCGGGCGTTCCGTTCCCGGTCCTTCCTGTTTATGCCCCTCTTCTTTGTCCTTGCGGGGGGGCTCCACGGGCAAAGTGCGGATATTCCGGTGAAGCTTTCCCTGGAACAGGAGATTCGGACTATTGAATGGAAACTGGCCGATTCTGCCCGGAGTGGCGCTGAAAGGCGGGAGGCCTATATAGAGCTGGCCCGGCTCCAGAGGCTTTCGGGAAATATCGATGCCTCTGCCCGGGCCTGGCTTGAAGCTGTCCGGGCAGATCCGGAAAACCGGGACCATGCCAGTTCCCTGGAATCCGCCCTCTGCTTCCTCACCCTGGGGGAGTATGAGGCCGCCGAAGACGCCCTGCAGGGGATCCTTGGTTCGGCCAGCGACCTGGTCGCCAGCGATAATGTCGCTGGCGATCAGGTTTTACTCCGTGATGCCCGGTATATCGCTGCTCAGATCGATGTGTTCCGCACCGGAAACCCCATCACCCTGTACGCCCTTCTGGGAAACCCGGAATTTATGGATTTCAGGCCGGCTATTTACTATACTTTCTGGCGCATTTTCTCCGCACCGGGTTACAAGGCTCAGATACTTTCGGAATTTCCCAACAGCCCTGAGGCACGGATCCTGGAAAGTGAAGAGGCCCTTGCCTCAGGCAGTAATACTGCGAATAGCGGACCTGCGGGTCCCAACAGTATTGCTGTTTCTGTTTACCCCCGGCCCCTGTGGTTTTTCTTTCCGGGCCGGGAAAACGCCGTGATCAGCGCATCCGTCCCGGTGCGTTCCGCTCCGCTTGCCCAACCCTCTCAGGCTTATAGCGCCCCGGCTGCCCCTAACCGGGCCGGAAATTCCAGCGGTGTTAAGGCCCTGCAAACCGGCCTTTTCAGCAGGGAGGAAAACGCCCAAGCCATGGTGTCCCGGCTTGCTGCCAGGGGATTTACCGGGGGGGTCACACAAAAACTGGTAAACGGCATCACCTACTGGGCGGTGACCATTTCCCCGGGGGAAAATCCTAACCAGACCATTTTACGACTTAAAGACGCGGGCTTCGAATCCTTTCCGGTGTTCTAA
- a CDS encoding alpha/beta hydrolase: protein MAQEILKNTSWTNTDDGTRLFTRRWMSSRSPRATVLIVHGMAEHSRRYEPLALRLAEAGFESWAADARGHGLTADRTVNDPGKGGLLGHCADKQGFRRVVADLDILVDTIKQARPELPLFILGHSWGSFLTQSYIEAHGDRLAGCLLSGTRGPGGLKYAFGASVMGLIAAFKGSRRGSKLAFALGDGPYNNPFKPNRTPFDWLSRDESQVDAFAADPLCGNLCSSGFYRDLTDGLNRTHRREAMEGIPRNLPIYVFCGSADPVGDMGESPTALVNGYRAMGIKDLEFVVYPDARHELLNETNREEVMSSVLDWLTRHCKEY from the coding sequence ATGGCTCAAGAGATCTTAAAAAATACCAGTTGGACAAATACCGATGACGGTACACGGCTTTTTACCAGGCGTTGGATGTCCTCCCGTTCTCCCCGGGCGACCGTGCTTATTGTGCATGGTATGGCGGAGCATTCTCGCCGGTATGAGCCCCTGGCATTGCGCCTGGCTGAAGCCGGGTTTGAGTCCTGGGCGGCAGATGCCCGGGGGCACGGCCTGACTGCGGACCGTACAGTGAACGATCCCGGTAAGGGCGGCCTCCTGGGGCATTGCGCGGATAAACAGGGGTTCCGCCGGGTGGTAGCTGACCTTGATATCCTGGTGGATACTATCAAGCAGGCCCGGCCGGAGCTTCCACTGTTCATCCTGGGCCATTCCTGGGGTTCCTTCCTTACCCAGAGCTACATTGAAGCCCATGGGGACCGGCTTGCGGGGTGTCTGCTTTCAGGAACCAGAGGCCCCGGGGGCTTGAAATATGCATTTGGTGCTTCTGTGATGGGGCTTATCGCCGCTTTCAAGGGCAGCCGCAGGGGTTCAAAGCTGGCCTTCGCCCTAGGGGACGGCCCCTACAATAATCCCTTTAAACCCAACCGCACCCCTTTTGACTGGCTTTCCCGGGATGAATCACAGGTGGACGCCTTTGCTGCGGATCCCCTTTGCGGCAACCTCTGCTCTTCCGGGTTTTACCGGGATCTGACGGATGGGCTGAACAGGACACACCGGCGGGAGGCCATGGAAGGGATACCCCGGAATTTGCCTATCTATGTGTTTTGCGGCAGCGCCGACCCGGTGGGGGATATGGGGGAAAGCCCTACCGCCCTGGTGAACGGCTATAGGGCTATGGGAATTAAGGATCTGGAATTCGTGGTTTACCCCGATGCCCGGCATGAACTATTAAACGAGACCAACCGGGAGGAAGTGATGTCCAGTGTGCTTGACTGGCTTACCCGGCATTGCAAGGAATATTGA
- the rlmN gene encoding 23S rRNA (adenine(2503)-C(2))-methyltransferase RlmN: MAPDEKPLTQDKPALSGLPLEELEKFLTPLPPFRARQIFRWIARGAQSFADMTDLSLDLREKLAAGYTLRSSVIAARLDDPDGTVKLKIGLADGAGIEAVLLRDGEGRQTACLSTQAGCPVGCVFCKTGSLGFLRNLEASEIVEQFLAIRSVSPDIANVVIMGMGEPLLNLEELRKALDILTDSEGIGLSKRRITLSTSGIIRGIQELADQGPDLRLAVSLTTADPALREELMPIARTNSLPALKSALQYYQAKQGRRITLEAVLLGGVNTRKEDSAALADFAHGLDAVVNLIPWNPVEGLEFRGKPLREPGAGEIAGFTRELARRGIKVTRRYRKGRLVAGACGQLGELPTGHPGEFETS; encoded by the coding sequence ATGGCGCCGGACGAAAAACCCCTTACTCAGGATAAACCAGCCCTTTCGGGGCTGCCCCTGGAAGAGCTGGAAAAATTCCTCACCCCCCTGCCCCCGTTCCGGGCCCGCCAGATCTTCCGTTGGATAGCCAGGGGCGCCCAAAGCTTTGCCGACATGACCGACCTTTCTCTGGACCTGCGGGAAAAGCTTGCCGCCGGGTATACCCTCAGGAGCAGTGTTATTGCCGCCAGGCTGGATGATCCCGACGGGACGGTAAAACTCAAGATAGGCCTGGCGGACGGCGCGGGTATTGAGGCGGTACTGCTCCGGGACGGCGAGGGCCGGCAAACAGCCTGCCTCTCTACCCAGGCAGGCTGTCCCGTGGGCTGCGTGTTTTGTAAAACCGGGTCCCTGGGTTTCCTCCGCAACCTGGAAGCCTCGGAGATTGTGGAACAGTTCCTCGCTATCCGCTCTGTAAGTCCGGACATTGCCAATGTGGTCATCATGGGCATGGGGGAGCCCCTGCTCAACCTGGAGGAACTCCGGAAAGCCCTGGATATACTCACGGATAGTGAAGGAATCGGCCTTTCAAAACGGCGCATAACCCTTTCCACCAGCGGCATAATCCGGGGCATTCAGGAATTGGCCGACCAGGGGCCGGATCTGCGCCTGGCAGTTTCCCTGACCACGGCGGATCCGGCACTGCGGGAAGAACTCATGCCCATAGCCCGGACCAATTCCCTCCCGGCCCTGAAAAGCGCCCTGCAATACTACCAGGCAAAGCAGGGCCGGCGCATTACCCTGGAGGCGGTCCTGCTGGGAGGCGTCAATACCCGGAAAGAGGACAGCGCCGCCCTGGCAGACTTTGCCCATGGGCTGGACGCGGTGGTGAACCTCATACCCTGGAACCCCGTGGAGGGGCTGGAATTCCGGGGTAAGCCCCTGCGGGAGCCCGGGGCAGGGGAAATTGCCGGCTTTACCCGGGAGCTGGCCCGGCGGGGGATCAAGGTAACCCGGCGCTACCGCAAGGGCCGGCTTGTAGCCGGAGCCTGTGGGCAATTAGGGGAATTGCCTACAGGCCACCCAGGCGAATTCGAGACAAGCTAA
- a CDS encoding class I SAM-dependent RNA methyltransferase produces MAMGEIFTSLVEHISSGGAGVLNFQGKRVFMDFTAPGDLAVGRIIEDKRSWARAELLELSEASPLRASPACPLYGTCGGCSLQHLNYKTQVAEKALILQDAFKHIGGITLPPAFDFIPSPPWNYRNRMQLHCILQNRPQAKNHRAGTHSGLLATQFPAPLATQFPAQNRLGFMGRKSGDIIPVDRCPVADPGIASALQEGAILPPPAKDRFTVFSFETTLLSEGTIRGKAQSRGTVTLLGKELRMDAGVFFQSNCGMLERLIGDLAQIAGTTDRTLPMADLYCGVGTFAAFLGEQFPRIDLVEENPEAIVLARENIRGQDGRLFAQTGDLWAKGCTMDSSYGFMVADPPRQGLSPALRRALAEKGPPVLAYVSCDPGTLARDCGELLAGGYRLEMLRGYDFYPQTAHIESLAVFRKG; encoded by the coding sequence ATGGCAATGGGTGAAATCTTTACTTCTCTGGTCGAACATATAAGCTCAGGCGGAGCGGGTGTCCTGAATTTCCAGGGAAAACGGGTTTTTATGGATTTTACCGCCCCCGGGGACCTGGCTGTAGGGCGGATTATAGAAGACAAGCGCAGTTGGGCCCGGGCGGAACTCCTGGAACTGTCCGAGGCTTCACCGCTCAGGGCCAGCCCGGCCTGCCCCCTCTACGGAACCTGCGGGGGCTGCTCCCTCCAGCACCTGAACTATAAGACCCAGGTCGCGGAAAAGGCGCTCATACTTCAGGACGCCTTCAAGCACATCGGGGGTATTACCCTACCACCTGCTTTCGACTTTATCCCCTCCCCGCCCTGGAACTACCGGAACCGGATGCAATTGCATTGTATTCTCCAAAATCGCCCTCAGGCAAAAAATCACCGGGCCGGGACACATTCCGGACTACTTGCAACGCAGTTCCCCGCGCCTCTTGCAACGCAGTTCCCCGCGCAAAACCGGTTGGGCTTTATGGGCCGGAAAAGCGGCGATATCATCCCGGTTGACCGCTGCCCGGTGGCCGATCCGGGGATAGCTTCGGCCTTGCAGGAAGGCGCCATCCTTCCGCCCCCGGCAAAGGACCGGTTTACCGTCTTTTCATTTGAAACCACCCTTTTGAGCGAAGGAACTATCCGGGGAAAGGCCCAAAGCCGGGGCACGGTAACCCTGCTGGGAAAGGAACTGCGCATGGACGCCGGGGTGTTTTTCCAGAGCAACTGCGGCATGTTGGAACGGCTCATTGGGGATCTGGCCCAAATCGCCGGTACAACAGACCGGACCCTTCCCATGGCGGACCTGTACTGCGGGGTGGGTACCTTCGCAGCCTTCCTGGGGGAACAATTCCCCCGTATCGATCTGGTGGAGGAAAACCCCGAGGCCATAGTCCTGGCCCGGGAAAATATTCGCGGCCAGGATGGGCGGCTATTCGCCCAAACTGGTGATCTCTGGGCAAAGGGCTGTACCATGGACAGCAGCTACGGCTTCATGGTGGCGGACCCGCCCCGGCAGGGCCTGTCCCCGGCACTGCGCCGGGCCCTGGCCGAAAAAGGCCCACCGGTACTGGCCTACGTTTCCTGCGATCCCGGAACCCTGGCCCGGGACTGCGGGGAATTATTAGCCGGGGGGTACCGGCTGGAAATGCTGCGGGGCTACGATTTCTACCCCCAGACTGCGCACATTGAAAGCCTGGCGGTGTTTAGGAAGGGATGA
- the prs gene encoding ribose-phosphate diphosphokinase yields MVNEFVIAATRSMKKYAAKVVEDLAKFPSFASHADSINGVQALKTDLFADGEMEVSVKESLRGRDVVLFTNCARNEAGIGVEEAKIELYHTIDALKRSQAERIIVFEPFVSCSRSDRTTRRSSVGLWVHFKMLATLGTNHIITYQLHSDKSRSMLDPTICLIDDMPALTLLKKYLCDNYIRDLQTLQGEVRNNWAFCSVDAGGEKLGRQFANAFMAPLVVAHKQRDYSKSNTIESINILSAEPIAGKVLWIVDDMVDTAGSVVSLIRALTPFKPAEINIISTHAVFSPPAGERLSALFEEGLLKHIIVTDTVYKGQEKIPNLEVVPSTSLSAKVISTIITDSSLSKLMDPFNAEAYFKAPYLFNQS; encoded by the coding sequence ATGGTGAATGAATTTGTCATAGCCGCCACCCGGTCTATGAAAAAGTACGCCGCCAAAGTTGTGGAGGATTTGGCAAAATTTCCCAGTTTTGCCTCCCATGCGGATTCAATTAACGGCGTCCAGGCCCTAAAAACGGACCTGTTTGCCGACGGGGAAATGGAAGTTTCGGTCAAGGAATCCCTCCGGGGCAGGGATGTGGTCCTCTTTACCAACTGCGCCAGAAATGAAGCGGGTATCGGGGTTGAAGAAGCAAAGATAGAGCTGTACCACACCATAGACGCCCTGAAACGGTCCCAGGCGGAACGGATCATCGTGTTTGAGCCCTTTGTATCCTGTTCCCGGTCGGACCGGACCACCCGCCGCAGTTCCGTGGGCCTCTGGGTGCACTTCAAGATGCTGGCAACCCTGGGGACCAACCATATTATCACCTACCAGCTCCATTCGGACAAATCCCGGTCCATGCTGGACCCCACGATCTGCCTTATTGATGATATGCCTGCCCTGACCTTACTCAAGAAGTACCTCTGCGATAACTATATCCGGGATTTGCAAACCCTCCAGGGGGAGGTGCGCAACAACTGGGCCTTCTGTTCCGTGGACGCCGGGGGGGAAAAACTGGGCCGGCAGTTTGCCAATGCCTTTATGGCGCCCCTAGTGGTGGCCCACAAGCAGCGGGATTATTCCAAGTCCAATACCATTGAATCGATCAATATCCTTTCGGCAGAACCCATTGCAGGGAAGGTGCTATGGATAGTAGACGACATGGTGGACACCGCCGGCTCCGTAGTCAGCCTCATCAGAGCCCTTACGCCCTTTAAGCCCGCTGAAATCAACATCATTTCTACCCACGCCGTATTCTCCCCCCCTGCGGGGGAACGGCTTTCCGCACTTTTTGAGGAAGGGCTGCTGAAACATATTATTGTTACCGACACGGTGTACAAGGGCCAGGAAAAAATTCCCAACCTGGAAGTGGTTCCCTCCACGAGCCTTTCCGCCAAGGTAATCAGTACCATTATTACAGATAGTTCCTTGAGCAAATTGATGGATCCCTTTAATGCAGAGGCTTATTTCAAGGCGCCATATCTGTTTAATCAGAGTTAG
- a CDS encoding DUF4491 family protein: MSLYGIIVGFVSFMIIGLFHPLIIYGEYHFGVKIWPAFLIAGIILCTISLLVKNILISSILGIIAFCCFWSINELFHQRKRVERGWFPKKPE, translated from the coding sequence GTGTCGTTATATGGGATAATTGTTGGCTTCGTCTCGTTTATGATAATCGGCCTGTTTCATCCTCTTATTATATATGGCGAATACCATTTTGGGGTAAAAATTTGGCCGGCCTTTCTTATAGCCGGAATTATATTATGTACAATTTCATTGCTCGTTAAAAATATACTAATCAGTTCTATCTTGGGGATCATTGCCTTTTGCTGTTTCTGGAGTATTAACGAATTATTCCACCAGCGCAAAAGGGTTGAACGGGGATGGTTCCCCAAGAAACCTGAGTAA
- the miaB gene encoding tRNA (N6-isopentenyl adenosine(37)-C2)-methylthiotransferase MiaB, producing the protein MTYFFETYGCQMNTAESAALILVLRERGWSAAENGEGADLVLLNTCSVRQTAEQRVLGRLAHYHALKKKRSIGGNPFTLILAGCMAQRLGEALKEQGAVDYVMGTGGRSVFPFILEILERALPGEKPLLTELDLLEEKPAFSFSPFHLEEEGPEQNFRSFVPIMHGCNNYCSYCIVPYVRGREISRSPASIAEEIHLLAERGVREITLLGQNVNSYRFEDALDFPGLLELVARETAGTPIRWVRFLSSHPKDLSSRAIQVMAENPVFCRHLHLCVQHGSNAILSAMNRRYTRERYLELVAEIREAMPDITLSTDILVGFPGETEEDLELTLDLMERVKFLYAYTYHYNPREGTAAYALPDRIGEELKRKRLSRVMALQKKHTQELLKARVGSREQVLIEGISRKNADELIARTERDEMVVVPGDPRTIGSFTELTLSSLRGNTFRAK; encoded by the coding sequence GTGACCTACTTTTTTGAAACCTACGGATGTCAGATGAATACTGCCGAGTCCGCAGCCCTGATCCTGGTGCTCCGGGAGCGGGGTTGGTCCGCAGCGGAAAACGGGGAGGGGGCCGACCTGGTGCTCCTCAACACCTGCTCGGTGCGGCAGACCGCGGAACAGCGGGTTTTAGGCCGGCTGGCCCATTATCATGCTTTAAAGAAAAAGCGTTCTATTGGCGGAAACCCCTTCACTTTGATCCTAGCGGGCTGTATGGCCCAGCGACTGGGGGAGGCCCTGAAGGAACAGGGGGCGGTGGATTATGTGATGGGTACCGGGGGCCGTTCGGTTTTTCCCTTTATCCTGGAAATCCTGGAAAGGGCGCTTCCCGGGGAAAAGCCTCTGCTCACGGAACTTGATCTGCTTGAGGAAAAGCCTGCCTTTTCCTTTTCGCCCTTTCATCTGGAAGAGGAAGGGCCGGAACAAAATTTTCGCAGTTTTGTTCCCATCATGCATGGCTGCAACAATTACTGTTCCTACTGCATCGTCCCCTATGTCCGGGGCCGGGAAATTTCCCGCAGCCCTGCTTCCATTGCCGAAGAAATTCATTTGCTGGCAGAACGAGGGGTCCGGGAGATCACCCTTCTTGGGCAGAATGTCAACTCCTACCGCTTTGAGGATGCCCTGGATTTTCCCGGCCTCCTGGAACTGGTTGCCCGGGAAACCGCAGGCACACCCATACGCTGGGTCCGCTTCCTGTCTAGCCACCCCAAGGACCTTTCCTCCCGAGCCATACAGGTGATGGCGGAAAACCCCGTGTTTTGCCGGCACCTCCACCTCTGTGTCCAGCATGGCTCCAATGCCATTCTTTCCGCCATGAACCGCCGCTATACTCGGGAACGCTACCTGGAACTGGTTGCCGAAATCCGGGAGGCCATGCCGGACATTACCCTGTCCACGGATATCCTGGTGGGCTTCCCCGGAGAAACCGAGGAAGACCTGGAGCTTACCCTGGACCTGATGGAGCGGGTCAAATTCCTCTATGCCTATACCTACCACTACAATCCCCGGGAAGGAACCGCAGCATACGCCTTGCCGGACCGTATCGGGGAGGAACTCAAACGAAAGCGCCTAAGCCGGGTCATGGCCCTTCAAAAGAAACACACCCAGGAACTGCTGAAAGCCCGGGTCGGTTCCCGTGAGCAGGTATTAATTGAAGGAATTTCCCGAAAAAATGCCGATGAATTAATAGCCCGTACTGAACGGGACGAAATGGTTGTGGTCCCCGGCGACCCGCGGACTATCGGAAGTTTTACCGAGTTGACCCTTTCGTCATTGCGGGGGAATACCTTCCGCGCTAAATAG
- a CDS encoding DinB family protein — translation MKQTFLMYAKYLQDKDKKIAALLDGLSNDEREKDRGSYYKSLSGLFRHVTGAQGFFLGTLQSSLPGNSKAKLVPLPDAKALPEGILTEAQWKELKAFSEKADQALVDFLSALSDEDLKIHAKWFSGDMVPLSFMLSQLLVHAVHHQGAISQILDEMKIDNDFSGIGVKFL, via the coding sequence ATGAAACAGACTTTTCTAATGTACGCGAAGTACCTTCAGGACAAGGACAAGAAAATTGCTGCCCTGCTGGACGGGCTTTCCAATGATGAGCGGGAAAAGGACCGGGGAAGCTACTACAAGAGCCTTTCCGGGCTTTTCCGGCACGTAACCGGAGCTCAGGGCTTCTTCCTGGGGACCCTGCAATCATCCCTACCCGGGAACTCCAAGGCGAAATTGGTTCCCTTGCCTGATGCCAAGGCTCTTCCCGAGGGGATTCTAACCGAAGCTCAGTGGAAGGAGCTTAAGGCGTTCAGCGAAAAGGCCGACCAGGCGCTGGTTGATTTTCTCAGCGCCCTAAGCGATGAGGATCTGAAAATCCATGCCAAGTGGTTCAGCGGCGACATGGTTCCCCTGTCCTTCATGCTGAGCCAGCTCCTGGTACATGCGGTGCATCACCAGGGGGCGATATCCCAGATACTGGATGAGATGAAGATCGACAACGACTTCTCCGGCATAGGCGTAAAATTTTTGTAA